In the genome of Tannockella kyphosi, one region contains:
- the tsaB gene encoding tRNA (adenosine(37)-N6)-threonylcarbamoyltransferase complex dimerization subunit type 1 TsaB, which produces MKALVMDTSNSYLVVALFIDDQCVEKIQEKGNRKQSENALLYTKNILEKHNLTMLELDQMIITIGPGSYTGVRVALTIAKTLGTLTNIQIKVVSSLLVYAGDKKAISILDARSKKVFLGVYDQGVCKQEEQLMLLEDVSTLLQQYPDFEVVGDVELLGNERVEVDLANHIYLASLKVEVVDNMDTLVPVYMKEVEAKKLCL; this is translated from the coding sequence ATGAAAGCATTAGTGATGGATACATCGAATAGTTACTTAGTAGTAGCTTTATTTATAGATGATCAATGTGTGGAAAAAATTCAAGAAAAAGGAAATCGTAAACAATCAGAAAATGCATTATTATACACTAAAAATATATTAGAAAAACATAATTTAACAATGCTTGAATTGGATCAAATGATTATTACGATTGGACCTGGTTCTTATACAGGTGTCCGTGTAGCATTGACAATCGCTAAAACATTAGGGACTCTAACAAATATTCAAATTAAGGTTGTTTCTTCACTTTTAGTTTATGCTGGTGACAAAAAGGCAATAAGTATATTAGATGCTAGAAGTAAGAAGGTGTTTTTAGGAGTATATGATCAAGGGGTTTGTAAACAAGAAGAACAATTGATGTTACTAGAAGATGTTTCTACTCTTTTACAACAGTATCCTGATTTTGAAGTAGTTGGAGATGTTGAGTTGTTAGGGAATGAAAGGGTAGAAGTGGATTTAGCGAATCATATTTATTTAGCTTCTTTGAAGGTAGAGGTAGTTGATAATATGGATACTCTTGTACCTGTTTATATGAAAGAGGTTGAGGCTAAAAAGTTATGTTTATAA
- the rimI gene encoding ribosomal protein S18-alanine N-acetyltransferase, with amino-acid sequence MFITKALLEDIPSIYRMEKDIFPFAWQEEDFVYEISENPFSSIYILENDKELIGYIGVWDLLDQIQITTIAVKEEYRKLGYASKLLQYCIDLSDQKGYQMMSLEVRISNKKAIALYQKYNFEIQAIRKAYYQDNHEDAYLMVRNKKEEEICR; translated from the coding sequence ATGTTTATAACGAAGGCTTTGTTAGAAGATATTCCTTCAATTTATAGAATGGAAAAAGATATTTTTCCATTTGCATGGCAAGAAGAAGATTTTGTTTATGAAATTAGTGAAAATCCATTCTCTTCTATTTATATATTAGAAAATGATAAGGAACTAATTGGTTATATAGGGGTTTGGGATTTGTTGGATCAAATTCAAATAACAACCATTGCAGTTAAAGAAGAATATCGTAAATTAGGATATGCTAGTAAGTTACTACAATATTGTATTGATTTATCTGATCAAAAAGGTTATCAAATGATGAGTTTAGAGGTTAGAATATCGAATAAAAAGGCGATAGCACTTTATCAAAAATATAATTTTGAAATACAAGCAATTAGAAAAGCGTATTATCAAGATAATCATGAAGATGCTTATTTAATGGTTAGGAATAAAAAGGAGGAAGAAATATGTCGTTGA
- the tsaD gene encoding tRNA (adenosine(37)-N6)-threonylcarbamoyltransferase complex transferase subunit TsaD, translating into MSLILAIESSCDEMAMAVLKDERTFLSSVIASQIDVHAMYGGVVPEIASRKHVECVSIVLKEVLEKANIAIEDIDAVAVTKGPGLVGSLHIGLQVAKTISLAFDKPLIGVHHIAGHIYANNFEKEMIYPHMSLVVSGGHSELVLIKAPFQFEIVGMTLDDAVGEAYDKVGRVLQLPYPGGPVIDKMAASAIPTYDLPNPLNDGSYNFSFSGLKSAVINLHHNATQRGEVLNKEELAASFQKVVLTTLINKTMAACQEFGVKEISIAGGVSANRGLRKAMQEAVDRREGLSLSLPPMSCCTDNAMMIALAAKQMYDNNVFSSIDLSVRPNLNLEDETIGGNDNG; encoded by the coding sequence ATGTCGTTGATTTTAGCAATTGAATCAAGCTGTGACGAAATGGCGATGGCAGTATTGAAAGATGAACGTACTTTTTTATCATCTGTTATTGCTTCTCAAATAGATGTCCATGCAATGTATGGGGGAGTAGTCCCGGAAATTGCTAGTCGAAAACATGTAGAATGTGTATCGATTGTATTAAAAGAAGTGTTAGAAAAAGCAAATATTGCAATCGAAGATATTGATGCAGTAGCTGTTACCAAAGGACCAGGATTAGTTGGATCTTTGCATATTGGGTTACAGGTAGCAAAAACAATTTCTTTAGCTTTTGATAAACCATTGATAGGAGTTCATCATATAGCAGGTCATATTTATGCTAATAATTTTGAAAAAGAAATGATTTATCCACATATGTCATTAGTGGTAAGTGGAGGACATAGTGAATTGGTTTTAATTAAGGCACCTTTTCAATTTGAGATTGTTGGGATGACTTTAGATGATGCAGTAGGAGAAGCTTATGATAAAGTAGGACGTGTTTTACAACTACCTTATCCTGGTGGACCTGTTATTGATAAAATGGCAGCTAGTGCGATTCCTACTTATGATTTACCGAATCCATTGAATGATGGTTCTTATAATTTTTCTTTTAGTGGATTAAAGTCAGCAGTTATTAATTTACATCATAATGCTACTCAAAGAGGGGAAGTTTTAAATAAGGAAGAATTAGCTGCTTCTTTTCAAAAGGTTGTTCTAACAACATTAATTAATAAGACAATGGCAGCTTGTCAAGAATTTGGGGTAAAAGAAATCTCGATTGCTGGCGGAGTAAGTGCAAACCGTGGTCTTAGAAAAGCAATGCAAGAAGCAGTAGATCGAAGAGAAGGGTTGAGTTTATCACTACCACCAATGTCTTGTTGTACGGATAATGCAATGATGATTGCATTAGCGGCCAAACAAATGTATGATAATAATGTGTTTAGTAGTATTGATTTATCGGTAAGACCAAATTTGAATTTAGAGGATGAAACGATAGGAGGTAATGATAATGGATAA
- a CDS encoding redox-sensing transcriptional repressor Rex: protein MDKKISKATMSRFPIYLKALRKMQHEGKEVCLSSELFDATGIQDTTVRRDFTYLSKTDNFGQRGRGYDVKHLIDGLSEVLGLGLDEEIILIGIGNLGSAILKYNRWQYTVGKIVCGYDKDKNKEGERFGVKLFSIDDLEATFPSDCKIAILAISENVQETVDRLMDLGIKGIVDFTHSHFTVRPGVDVQAVDVVVAIQELVIKMNSEQ, encoded by the coding sequence ATGGATAAAAAAATATCGAAAGCAACAATGTCACGTTTTCCAATTTATTTAAAAGCATTACGTAAAATGCAACATGAAGGGAAAGAAGTATGTTTATCAAGTGAGTTATTTGATGCGACAGGTATTCAAGATACAACGGTTAGACGAGATTTTACCTATTTATCTAAAACAGATAATTTTGGTCAAAGAGGTAGAGGATATGATGTGAAACATTTAATTGATGGACTAAGTGAAGTACTTGGATTAGGGTTGGATGAAGAAATTATTTTAATTGGGATTGGAAATTTAGGTAGTGCAATCCTTAAATATAATCGTTGGCAATATACAGTAGGAAAAATTGTTTGTGGTTATGATAAAGATAAAAACAAAGAAGGGGAACGTTTTGGAGTTAAGTTATTTTCAATAGATGATTTAGAAGCAACTTTCCCATCTGATTGTAAGATTGCGATTTTAGCAATATCTGAAAATGTTCAAGAAACAGTAGATCGTTTAATGGATTTAGGTATTAAAGGGATTGTTGATTTTACTCATAGCCATTTTACAGTAAGACCTGGGGTTGATGTTCAGGCAGTAGATGTAGTAGTAGCAATTCAAGAGTTAGTTATTAAAATGAATAGTGAACAATAA
- the asnS gene encoding asparagine--tRNA ligase, with product MFEFKTVRELYEMFLYGELMELEGLEYIELEGWVRTNRNSGKLGFIALNDGTYFKNLQIIYLEEGIKNFEEAGKLSTGSAVRVVGKFKLTPDGKQPFELEATELEVLGKCDDDYPLQKKRHTMEYLRDIPHLRPRTNTFMATFRVRSLLAMAIHEFFQSQGFVYVHAPIITGNDAEGAGECFKVTTRDDGNYEEDFFGKQASLTVSGQLHVESFAMAFRDVYTFGPTFRAENSNTSTHASEFWMIEPEIAFADLDDDMDLIEDCLKYCIQYVLDNAPAEMEFLNNFVCPTKDLLERLQTVVDSKFTRLDYSKAIDILKESGKKFKFPVEWGVDLATEHERYICEEVINGPVFLTNYPKDIKAFYMRMNDDNKTVAACDLLVPGIGELVGGSQREERYDLLEKRMEEMNVEKETLEWYLDLRRYGGVKHAGFGIGFERLVMYMTGTANIRDVLPYPRTPRNLKF from the coding sequence ATGTTTGAGTTTAAAACAGTTAGAGAATTGTATGAAATGTTCTTATATGGTGAATTAATGGAGTTAGAAGGCTTAGAATATATTGAATTAGAAGGTTGGGTTCGTACAAATAGAAATAGTGGTAAATTAGGTTTTATTGCATTGAATGATGGTACATATTTTAAAAACCTACAAATCATTTATTTAGAAGAAGGAATTAAGAACTTTGAAGAGGCAGGTAAGTTATCAACAGGTTCAGCAGTACGTGTTGTTGGTAAATTTAAACTAACACCAGATGGAAAACAACCATTTGAATTAGAAGCAACAGAATTAGAAGTATTAGGGAAATGTGATGATGACTATCCTTTACAAAAGAAACGTCATACAATGGAATATTTAAGAGATATCCCTCATTTACGTCCTCGTACGAATACATTTATGGCAACATTTAGAGTACGTTCTCTATTAGCTATGGCGATTCATGAATTCTTCCAAAGCCAAGGTTTTGTTTATGTTCATGCTCCAATTATTACAGGAAATGATGCAGAAGGAGCTGGAGAATGTTTTAAAGTTACCACAAGAGATGATGGAAACTATGAAGAAGATTTCTTTGGAAAACAAGCTAGTTTAACAGTATCAGGACAATTACATGTAGAATCTTTTGCAATGGCATTTCGAGATGTTTATACATTTGGTCCAACTTTCCGTGCAGAAAATTCAAATACAAGTACGCATGCAAGTGAATTCTGGATGATTGAACCAGAAATTGCTTTTGCGGATTTAGATGATGATATGGATTTAATTGAAGATTGTTTGAAATACTGTATCCAATATGTTTTGGATAATGCTCCTGCAGAAATGGAATTCTTAAACAATTTTGTTTGTCCTACAAAAGATTTATTAGAAAGACTTCAAACTGTTGTTGATTCTAAATTTACTCGTTTAGATTATTCAAAAGCAATTGATATATTGAAAGAATCAGGTAAGAAGTTTAAATTCCCAGTCGAATGGGGAGTGGATTTAGCAACTGAACATGAACGTTATATTTGTGAAGAAGTAATTAATGGACCAGTTTTCTTAACAAACTATCCTAAAGATATTAAAGCTTTCTATATGCGTATGAATGATGATAATAAAACAGTGGCTGCTTGTGACTTACTGGTACCAGGAATTGGCGAGTTAGTAGGTGGTAGTCAAAGAGAAGAACGTTATGATCTTTTAGAAAAACGCATGGAAGAAATGAATGTAGAAAAAGAAACGTTAGAATGGTATTTAGATTTACGCCGTTATGGTGGTGTAAAACATGCTGGTTTCGGTATTGGATTCGAACGTTTAGTGATGTATATGACAGGAACTGCGAATATTCGCGATGTGTTACCATATCCTAGAACACCTCGTAATCTTAAATTTTAA
- a CDS encoding metallophosphoesterase family protein: protein MHQIDIINTYLHLLHRSDRVFLYRMFDSYEHLTTMQAWVQENDIDLPFIHRIDSDMFAISQKARSFLKLQAMMHYPCVQEVERWVESQNELYHVVFLPSVMEEHLLNKCFTSKQWIDQYQRDNVHNLYINDLEEWKMLSFNAPSSSFFEALYKIDNWPGLLVTKKEKKIFIPVSNQEDIDDVFSLIEQEKIFDKEKPVEDAMYIMHLSDLHLGPKSKKKGLSVLCDSIDSFSKRVNSSVPLQFIITGDLMNSPNKKAIASVTYFLRWLKRKHHGCVTYVLGNHDVLFHGLNIMSSPKTRIIASLLEDELVVNEQQKVIYIKINSVLGGNLARGKIGKKQLMDIEEELDMVDNLEEYTLIALVHHHVLPIEKDDFLKRKWHEKIFIHRIIESSKVLKDSEYFIDWLKSKGICYVFHGHKHLPYFNHSDDLYVVAGGSSCGGGVNERKSRYLSYNVVKFDPISKQMKYCFICYDDITKLERQRVKVHLF, encoded by the coding sequence ATGCATCAAATTGATATAATAAATACTTATCTTCATTTATTACACCGTAGTGATCGTGTTTTCTTGTATCGTATGTTTGATAGCTACGAACATTTAACTACCATGCAAGCTTGGGTACAAGAAAATGATATTGACTTACCTTTTATTCATCGAATAGATAGTGATATGTTTGCAATTAGCCAAAAAGCTCGTAGTTTTTTAAAACTACAAGCAATGATGCATTATCCTTGTGTTCAAGAAGTAGAACGTTGGGTAGAATCACAAAATGAATTGTATCATGTTGTCTTTTTACCTAGTGTGATGGAAGAACATTTATTAAATAAATGTTTCACATCGAAACAGTGGATTGATCAATATCAAAGAGATAATGTTCACAATTTATATATTAATGATTTAGAAGAATGGAAGATGTTATCTTTTAATGCACCGAGTAGTTCTTTTTTTGAAGCATTATATAAAATTGATAATTGGCCAGGGCTTTTAGTTACTAAAAAGGAAAAAAAAATATTTATACCTGTTAGCAATCAAGAGGATATTGATGATGTATTTTCTTTAATAGAACAAGAAAAGATATTTGATAAAGAAAAGCCAGTGGAAGATGCAATGTATATTATGCATTTAAGTGATTTACATTTAGGTCCTAAAAGTAAGAAAAAAGGGTTGAGTGTATTATGCGATAGTATTGATTCTTTTTCTAAAAGAGTGAATTCTTCTGTTCCTTTACAATTTATTATTACAGGTGATTTAATGAATTCACCTAATAAAAAAGCAATTGCTAGTGTTACTTATTTTTTACGTTGGTTAAAGAGAAAACACCATGGTTGTGTTACTTATGTTTTGGGTAATCATGATGTATTGTTTCATGGTTTAAATATCATGAGCTCTCCTAAAACACGTATTATTGCTTCTTTGTTAGAAGATGAATTAGTAGTTAATGAACAACAAAAAGTAATTTATATAAAAATTAATTCAGTATTAGGCGGTAATCTTGCTAGAGGAAAAATTGGTAAAAAACAATTAATGGATATTGAAGAAGAATTAGATATGGTAGATAATTTGGAAGAATATACTTTAATAGCACTTGTACATCATCATGTATTGCCTATTGAAAAAGATGATTTTTTAAAGCGTAAATGGCATGAAAAGATATTTATTCATCGGATTATTGAAAGTAGTAAAGTATTAAAAGATAGTGAGTATTTTATTGATTGGTTAAAGAGTAAGGGTATTTGTTATGTTTTTCATGGGCATAAGCATTTGCCATATTTTAATCATAGTGATGATTTGTATGTTGTTGCAGGAGGATCTTCTTGTGGTGGAGGCGTTAATGAAAGGAAAAGTCGCTATTTGAGTTATAATGTAGTGAAGTTTGATCCGATTAGTAAACAAATGAAATATTGTTTTATTTGTTATGATGATATAACTAAATTAGAGAGACAAAGAGTGAAGGTACACTTGTTTTAG
- a CDS encoding D-2-hydroxyacid dehydrogenase, whose amino-acid sequence MKLVDKMKDESLGMALLYGFTKGANKVEMDVYDVVLPLVYNDMFRKALIKEESVQEAIAFCVSKKLLFLKNLLNDIEETKEMTARALAMAMIGQLLEYPMEDGVVYGKCVEGAKVLDFNEMETLGSYFSGKSKEEVLACFESPIPKIVFLDSETLGNDVDLSGLSKLGNVVLQTKDTSMEQRKEAMKDANIIISNKIVLEPMLLANAKKVELICVTATGYNHVEMRYCKKHDITVCNVKGYSTNSVVQHTFALLLNLYNKIPYYHQYIDSGNYSTSSLFSHFDYVFHELDGKKWGIVGMGDIGQKVAMIATAFGADVQYYSTSGKNQGQSYPCVDLDILLQTSDIISIHAPFNEATENLFNKETIFKMKKGSYLINVGRGKIVDEQAVVDALNENILAGVGLDVFEKEPFYEESPLLTIKDPNRLVMTPHIAWAGIETRNRVVEEVCLNISSYLLGNKRNAC is encoded by the coding sequence ATGAAATTAGTTGATAAAATGAAAGATGAAAGTCTAGGGATGGCTTTATTATATGGTTTTACAAAAGGTGCTAACAAAGTAGAGATGGATGTCTATGATGTGGTTTTACCACTTGTGTATAATGATATGTTTCGTAAGGCTTTGATTAAAGAAGAATCTGTTCAAGAGGCTATTGCTTTTTGTGTTTCTAAGAAGTTGTTGTTCTTGAAAAACTTATTAAATGATATCGAAGAGACAAAAGAAATGACTGCAAGAGCATTAGCGATGGCTATGATTGGACAACTTTTAGAATATCCGATGGAAGATGGCGTTGTATATGGGAAATGTGTTGAGGGAGCAAAAGTTTTGGATTTTAATGAAATGGAAACTTTAGGAAGTTACTTTTCTGGAAAATCAAAAGAGGAAGTGTTGGCATGTTTTGAATCGCCGATACCAAAGATTGTTTTTTTAGATAGTGAGACATTAGGGAATGATGTGGATTTATCAGGATTGTCAAAACTAGGAAATGTTGTTTTACAAACAAAAGATACAAGTATGGAACAAAGAAAAGAAGCAATGAAGGACGCTAATATCATTATTTCTAATAAAATTGTTTTGGAACCAATGTTGCTAGCGAATGCTAAAAAGGTAGAACTAATTTGTGTTACTGCGACAGGTTATAATCATGTGGAAATGAGATATTGTAAAAAACATGATATTACAGTTTGTAATGTAAAAGGTTATTCTACTAATAGTGTTGTTCAGCATACGTTTGCGCTACTTTTAAATTTATATAATAAGATTCCTTATTACCATCAGTATATTGATAGTGGGAATTATAGTACTAGTTCTCTATTTAGTCATTTTGATTATGTTTTCCATGAATTGGATGGTAAAAAATGGGGTATTGTTGGAATGGGAGATATTGGCCAAAAGGTAGCAATGATTGCTACTGCTTTTGGGGCGGATGTTCAATATTATTCAACTAGCGGTAAAAACCAAGGACAATCTTATCCATGTGTTGACTTAGACATTTTGCTACAAACTAGTGACATTATTAGTATCCATGCACCTTTCAATGAAGCAACTGAGAATTTGTTTAATAAAGAAACTATTTTTAAAATGAAAAAAGGTTCTTATTTAATTAATGTAGGTCGTGGAAAAATTGTGGATGAACAAGCAGTAGTGGATGCGTTGAATGAAAATATTCTTGCGGGAGTAGGTCTAGACGTATTTGAAAAGGAACCATTTTATGAGGAAAGTCCATTGTTAACTATAAAGGATCCAAACCGTCTTGTGATGACACCACATATTGCATGGGCAGGAATTGAGACAAGAAATCGTGTAGTAGAAGAGGTTTGTTTGAATATTTCTAGTTATTTACTAGGAAATAAAAGAAATGCGTGTTAA
- a CDS encoding DEAD/DEAH box helicase: MSISKFEELGLSVEVLKAIEDMGFDTPSKIQEQAIPVVLEGKDVIGQAQTGTGKTLAFGGGLLSNVYPSKNRLPQAIILSPTRELAMQIHEEMQRIGKYNGSRMTCVFGGSDIERQIRDLKKGVDIVVGTPGRVMDLMRRKALRLSDVRYVVLDEADEMLNMGFVEDIETILDDVPEERQTILFSATMPQAIKVIASHYMKKDHEHIAIAAKTRTASTVKQSYYEVKQKDRFEALCRLIDVTHVSAGIIFCRTKRSVDEVCENMQKAGYSVEAMHGDLTQNHRMNTLRKFKNGTIKFLVATDVAARGIDVENVSHVINYELPQDIESYIHRIGRTGRANKEGLAYSIITPREKSFLGQIQRVTNSKIEKQEIPTFSQIEQARMDHLLSEVEDAIFAGKHKKFKTMVNEIDPAMVLDFTAALLQMHYQDKPGYGYTRESLSSAESSNGRKKGSKYARIFITAGTMDRVKVPQIISFFCDKAGISKDDIGAIDIKRKFSFVDLNPKVVEQVIENCNHKKINNRKIDIEIANKK; this comes from the coding sequence ATGAGTATAAGCAAATTTGAAGAATTAGGTTTAAGTGTAGAAGTGTTAAAAGCAATCGAAGATATGGGGTTTGATACTCCTTCTAAAATCCAGGAACAAGCGATTCCTGTTGTATTAGAAGGGAAAGACGTTATTGGCCAGGCGCAAACTGGAACTGGTAAAACCCTAGCTTTTGGAGGGGGATTGTTGTCAAACGTATATCCAAGTAAAAATAGATTACCACAAGCGATTATTTTATCGCCAACAAGAGAATTAGCGATGCAAATTCATGAAGAAATGCAACGTATTGGGAAATACAATGGAAGTCGTATGACTTGCGTATTTGGTGGAAGTGATATCGAAAGACAAATTAGAGATTTGAAAAAAGGTGTGGATATTGTAGTAGGTACACCTGGTCGTGTTATGGATTTAATGCGTCGTAAAGCTTTAAGATTATCAGATGTTCGTTATGTAGTTTTAGACGAAGCTGATGAAATGTTAAATATGGGGTTTGTAGAAGATATTGAAACTATTTTAGATGATGTTCCTGAAGAACGTCAAACTATTTTATTCTCTGCTACAATGCCACAAGCAATAAAGGTTATTGCTAGTCATTATATGAAAAAAGATCATGAACATATTGCTATTGCAGCAAAAACTAGAACTGCATCTACTGTAAAACAATCTTATTATGAAGTAAAACAAAAAGATCGTTTTGAAGCATTATGTCGTTTGATTGATGTAACACATGTAAGTGCGGGGATTATTTTCTGTCGTACAAAAAGAAGTGTAGATGAAGTTTGTGAAAACATGCAAAAAGCGGGATATAGTGTAGAAGCAATGCATGGAGATTTAACACAAAATCATCGTATGAATACATTACGTAAATTTAAAAATGGAACTATTAAATTCTTAGTTGCTACTGATGTTGCAGCTAGAGGGATTGATGTTGAAAATGTAAGCCATGTTATAAATTATGAGTTACCTCAAGATATTGAGTCATACATTCACCGTATTGGTAGAACGGGTCGTGCTAATAAAGAAGGTTTAGCCTACAGTATTATCACACCAAGAGAAAAGAGTTTCTTAGGACAAATTCAAAGGGTAACAAATAGTAAAATTGAAAAACAAGAAATTCCAACATTTTCACAAATTGAACAAGCAAGAATGGATCATTTATTATCAGAAGTAGAAGATGCAATCTTTGCCGGGAAACATAAAAAGTTTAAAACAATGGTAAATGAAATTGATCCAGCTATGGTTTTAGATTTTACAGCAGCACTATTACAAATGCATTATCAAGATAAACCAGGGTATGGATATACTCGTGAGTCACTTAGTAGTGCAGAATCATCAAATGGTCGTAAAAAAGGTTCTAAATATGCTCGTATTTTTATTACAGCAGGAACAATGGATCGTGTAAAAGTCCCACAAATTATTAGCTTTTTCTGTGATAAAGCAGGGATTAGTAAAGATGATATTGGAGCAATTGATATTAAGAGAAAATTCTCTTTTGTTGATTTAAATCCAAAAGTAGTAGAACAAGTTATTGAAAATTGTAATCATAAGAAAATAAATAATCGTAAGATTGATATTGAAATTGCAAATAAGAAATAA
- a CDS encoding ISL3 family transposase: MNDDTLTMSICRDDILQLFNLEAKRIDTFEIRPTLFNELEIHVKLSRCYQTCPCCHNKTNTVKDYVPKKITHSLLHSKPTYIFYNARRYRCKICGKSFYEENPFTHEKARISALTVYNVIEEFKSPRATFSDVAARYHISTTSVINLFDQHVSVSRKTLPRYLCLDENYAFKYDKSNYCFVLVDLLTKDVVDILPSRKKLDLLRYFEAIPLEEREGVELVVSDCWKTYRDVAKKMLPNSKFVVDKYHILADLTKRVDRIRIDVMNENYVKISAKELDALPPDKKAEIIQKKHTYYVLKKFNWLIHTNHKKKKKRENGKIIEYYALDPNNEKKYNYALSKFLNFYDLYDLVYHCDPRLTEAVELKESLVRFYKQSTYKNAKHNLDEVIKEFEESTLPDMRKYASTLKEWKKGIIHSFIPIDSPVPRTATNAIIENRNKLIKDIKRGGNGFRCWPRFRNRILFALNSESTMHLNPIKKEKQQDT, encoded by the coding sequence ATGAATGATGATACTCTCACTATGTCCATTTGCCGTGATGACATCTTACAGTTATTTAATTTAGAAGCAAAACGTATTGATACCTTTGAAATACGTCCTACTTTGTTTAATGAATTAGAAATTCATGTAAAACTAAGCCGATGTTATCAAACATGTCCATGTTGTCATAATAAGACCAATACTGTAAAAGACTATGTTCCTAAAAAGATTACACATTCCTTACTTCATTCTAAACCAACTTATATCTTCTATAACGCTAGAAGATATCGTTGTAAAATATGTGGAAAATCATTCTATGAAGAAAATCCATTCACTCATGAAAAAGCAAGAATTTCTGCCTTGACCGTATATAATGTCATTGAGGAATTCAAAAGTCCTAGAGCTACTTTTAGTGATGTTGCTGCACGTTATCATATTTCTACTACCTCCGTAATCAATCTGTTTGATCAACATGTTTCTGTATCTAGAAAAACTCTTCCTAGATACTTGTGCCTGGACGAAAATTATGCGTTCAAATATGACAAGAGTAACTACTGTTTTGTCCTCGTTGATTTACTAACCAAGGATGTTGTTGATATATTACCTTCACGTAAAAAGTTAGATCTATTACGTTACTTTGAAGCTATCCCTTTAGAGGAAAGAGAAGGTGTTGAACTCGTTGTTTCTGACTGTTGGAAAACATATCGTGATGTAGCTAAAAAGATGTTACCCAATAGTAAGTTTGTAGTAGATAAGTATCATATTCTAGCTGATCTTACAAAACGTGTAGACCGTATACGTATTGATGTCATGAATGAAAACTATGTAAAGATTAGTGCAAAAGAATTAGATGCACTACCTCCTGATAAGAAAGCAGAAATCATTCAAAAGAAACATACATACTATGTATTAAAGAAATTCAATTGGTTAATCCATACCAATCATAAGAAAAAGAAAAAAAGAGAAAATGGAAAGATAATTGAATACTATGCTTTAGACCCTAATAATGAAAAGAAATATAACTATGCATTAAGTAAGTTCCTTAACTTTTATGATTTATATGACCTTGTCTATCATTGTGATCCTAGATTAACAGAAGCAGTAGAACTAAAGGAATCTCTGGTTCGATTTTATAAGCAATCAACCTATAAGAATGCAAAACATAATCTAGATGAAGTGATTAAAGAATTTGAAGAAAGTACCCTCCCGGACATGAGAAAATATGCTTCTACATTAAAAGAATGGAAGAAAGGAATCATCCATTCATTTATACCTATAGATTCCCCTGTTCCTAGAACTGCAACCAATGCGATTATAGAAAATAGAAATAAACTAATCAAAGATATTAAACGTGGTGGTAACGGATTCCGTTGTTGGCCAAGATTCCGTAATCGTATACTCTTTGCCCTAAATAGCGAAAGCACCATGCATCTCAATCCAATAAAAAAAGAGAAACAACAAGATACCTAG
- a CDS encoding DUF6431 domain-containing protein, whose amino-acid sequence MIHVNSKNFNTTTTNIQQYFIDFYQSIPLEELTCPNCGARLIRYGTYSRTLKTNGKSNSIQIQRVCCTNIYCTCRHHALIPSVLLPCCQLLSKDIFVILHAYHTHSTYDSILSTNPLLDLRWIQHIIHRFINYCSIESISILSNNTFLENYFYHYNRGFMISPHYSYCFYAIPT is encoded by the coding sequence ATGATACATGTAAATTCAAAGAACTTCAATACTACTACTACAAATATTCAACAATATTTTATTGATTTCTATCAATCTATTCCTTTAGAAGAACTTACTTGTCCAAATTGTGGTGCTAGACTTATTCGTTATGGTACGTATTCACGTACTTTAAAAACAAATGGAAAATCTAATTCTATACAAATTCAAAGAGTATGTTGTACGAATATTTATTGTACTTGTCGTCATCATGCATTGATTCCTTCTGTATTACTTCCTTGTTGTCAATTACTATCAAAAGACATATTTGTGATTCTTCATGCTTATCATACACATAGTACTTATGATTCTATTCTTTCTACCAATCCATTACTGGACTTACGTTGGATTCAACATATTATTCATCGCTTTATTAACTACTGTTCTATAGAAAGTATCTCGATACTTTCTAATAATACATTTCTTGAAAACTACTTTTATCATTATAATAGAGGATTTATGATAAGTCCTCATTATTCCTATTGTTTTTATGCTATACCAACATAG